acatggagcacattgcagtaatccagcctcaaggttaccaatacATGGACTACAGCATTCAGGCTATCCTGTCCAGGAACGAccatagctgacaaaccagacaaaactggtaaaaggcattcttagccacagaggatacttgggcctctagtgacaaagataaatccaggagtacccctaagctacagacctgctccttcagagggagtgcaaccccatccagagcaggtaacTTGTctgtctcccagacatgggaaccatctATCTAGAGAGCCTCTGTCTTCCTTTTGTTCCTggtgggtttttgtgtgtgtgtgttggtatgAGATAGCTTATTTGATAGcttattttttttactgttaattttaatttttgtaagctaccTGGAGCCCTGTTTTAAGGGAAAATGGGGTATAATGACTGTATTGTGGAACAAACTTTAATGGGCTAATAAGTAGGCTCTACTCCACAAAAGCTTTGTCACAATAAATCTGTTGCATTCCTATGTATGATTACAGAGAAGTGCCACTATGTTCGGTGAGCTTTAGTCTCTAAGATGCCACTAAACACTCTTTTACGTTTTCTGCAATAGTCCATTGCACACAGCTATCCTCTTGGTTTTTGTTTATCATTTGGGAGGCTATGCAGTTACTATTGGTATTGCTGTCTTTCAGACAAATGCCCTCAGAGTTCATTGTTGGCTGTTGGGCTGGCGGTCTACAGCCTTGTAGTTTTCCATTAGCCCTCCACTACCTCATCTATAATTAATTTTTTGCCTTGATTATTTTTAGTTGAGCACCCTGGTGACCATCTGGGCCGACAATCCTGGGATACGTGTAGCAGAGCAGATGGAGCTGAGCTGGATTTGCAGCAGCTCCGTTCCAAACTACTCAGAGGATACATTTACATCTTTCAGCGAAGGAGAGGAGGAAACCTGCAGGCAATACGAGAATGACCCATTTGAATCTTATTACTCTGGAGAGGAGTCAGAATGGCCTGCTGTGACAGATCTGCGTGAAAGTACATGGCAATCATCGAGTCAAAATGATGAAGGTGTGTTAGGCTTCCTGTGCATTTTTATCAGTTTTTCATGCAATCTTACAATTATTGGGAGGAGACTTAAATCAGCAAACATACAAAGGGAAGCAGAGGGCAGGGGGGGCGGGAGACAGGAAAAGGAAAACCTCATTCACGTATAAAACAGCTGAACTCTCCCAAAGTATTGGTTTACCAAGTCAGAATGTTATTTTTGCTGACCCGAGGCTCTTAGTGATACTACATAGGATGCATTACATGCCAGGCAAGAGGTGTAAATGTGTAGTGTGTGATACGTAGTGGAAGCAAGCCTGGGGACAGTGAGGAGACCTGATTGGTCAGGGTCAGAGAGGTGTCTCCATCTTCCACAAGTCTTGGGGTcacctgggtaagtgcagggaatCACTTACAGCCCTTTCCTATCCATGTGCACATGAAGCTCTCTAGCTTTCGTCAGACTAATGTAGGAGAAAGTCTACCAGGCAACTAGGAGGCAACTAATGTAGGAAAAGATGACAAATCCTGCACCCACTTCAGCTTCTGTACTTGTGCTGTCCTTTCATACCAGTGCCTTAATAACTACTTGAACAAGAGTGGGGAAGGCTCTACACACATTTTTCTCACATAAGCCCACTCTTAGTTCATGCTGTACAGTCAAACCATTCAGCCTAGGCTGATAGTGGCTCCACAGCCATCTGTCATAACAACAGGGGAGGGTTGACAGGGCAAAAAGTGGTAGCTATTCTGGATAAGCAAGCACCATTGTGAAAACTGGGTAACATAATGCAATCTTAAATATATTTATCCAGAATGTAAGCCCTGATGAGTTCACAAGACCTCACTCTGAAGGATGCATAGGATCCCCGTCCTTCTCCATATCCACTGTGCATTTAATTGAGCATTATTTCCATTGGGTGTTCAGTGGGACCTACTTGCTGATTAGTATGCATATTAGTGAAACCATACGTTTGCAAAGATTCAGAACAAAAATATGGACTGTATCTGAATGTAAGAAGTGTGTTGGCTGAACTGGACAAGCCCCAGTTGTGCGTTAGGTGGCTTTCAAGCTTCTTTCTTTGAAGTCTGGTATCTGGGACATGTACCATGTAGGAAAGTTGCCCTGTGTGAAGGTGATTTATCTCTTTGTTTTCTTTAGAGTTACTTATACTCTCTCTCAGCATTGTGTTCATACGTTGCCATTTTTCTCTAGAAGAAGAGCCAGAGGTTTTGGATTCTACAGCTGTAAGAGAATATCTAAGTAGATGGATTTGTCTTCTGAAAGACAACAGGGCTAGCAAGCAAGCCAAATCTGTCACTGAACCAGATAACAGTGAGTCAGTTTTCAAGTGTGATTTGTAAGCCGATAGAAATTTGCTCATTtattcattcagatggtctgttTGCCTTCAACTCTTTTTCTTCCTGTCTGCAAAGCACTGGTGCAACAGTTTTAACCAAGGACACAACTACAATCCAATGAAATGCTATGTGCATGCAAAGGCTTCTGTTTCCCTGGAGACTAGCATCCCCTTTTTGCTCTTGAAACTCCCCTGGCTTCAAAAGTGCTTTGCAATGCTTTGTTGGCCTGCTTTTTTCGCTCCTTTTTTTGGAAGTGGTAGTGGGAGTAATCTGCCCACTAAAGTTTGGCTCATACAGTAAAGTTGTAGCACTTGTATACATAATCTGTCTTGCTCAGTGACCAAActagtaagctgccttatactgagcaagATTATTTGGTTTGTCTAGTTCGGTACTGTTTGCTTTGAATGACAGTGGCTCTCAAAGGTCTCAGGCAGATGTTCTACGACCAGAGGTCTTTTGAAACActattcttcaatcttgggtcctcagatgttgtcagactacagctaccatcaaccctagccagtgGCCAaagacaatgggagctgtagtccaagaacatcgggggacccaaggttgaagaacagtgctttaaAATAATGAACTGgaattgccagggattgaagctgggacttcatgcacacacagcatctgctgagctgtggccccttccTCCAGGTCACacgtgaacttcatggctgggtgTGGATTTGATCCTGGGTTTCCTACATGCAGAACCAACACTCAGATCACTGTGCTGCCATGGCTGCCTTTATATTTCTGATTGGATATTCTGCCTCCTAAAATCCTCTAATAGGCATATATGAGCCACGAAGACATGTATGCTGGGAAAAGGTACGTTGGTTTCTTTTGCTGGTGTTGCCTTTGGAGGCTTTCTTGGCTTTTGGTCCCTATCTCAACTGCTTTGAAAGGTGACTTTTGTGTGATGTGGTGTGATCTTGTTCTCTCTGTTCATTGttggcagtttttgctttctgTTGTATTTGGATGCTTGCCAGGTTTAAGTGTGCACATTCTTAGAGTGCTTCCAGCAAACAGTTGTTCATGATAAGTCTGATAATCACATGAAACAAGGGCTTCAATTAATCAGTTGATGAAAATGCAGCTGGTAGATTGGGGGGGGACCTCTAGTCAAGCCACACCTACCCACCCAACACCTGTTGTCATATAcgccaggtgtggggcaggtaaagacacagCTTGGCCAAAGGGGGCTTGCAAGCACCCTGTGTGGGATAAAACAGGTCACCTGATGTCAGTGCGTTCCTCCCATCTGCCACACAAGGCCCCATTCCTGTGCTAAATGTCTAGACCTAGCTGCATGGAAAATATTTTGCTGGTGGAAATGTATCTCCACTGGCTTCATGTACGTTTCTGTGTACAAAAgtcttgattttaaattgtaaaacCTCTACAAGAAGCAATTTGACCACATGAGCCAGCCTACAGAGATCCTTCTTCAAAGGTGTTAAAGTATACTGCCATAGGTTTCTTGACTTGGTTTTTTGAGCTTCTAACGAAAGCTTTGTATTAAGTAGTATTATATTTGGGTCAACCAATATAGCCTTAATCACATCCATAGTATCTTGAGACTGCATCTCTGAAGGCAAAACAATAACGACATGTGAAATGACTGTAGATGCTTTTATGTGCTGAAGTCCAAAAATGTATCTCTTGAATTTAATAAATGCTGGAATCCACAGCCACAGGAGCCTCTTACAATTTGTTTTATCTGCTTGCAAGTGGTGGGGATAACGGTGTAATTGTTTTATGCATAATTGAAGATTAGCTGCAGGATAATTTAAGCCCACTCACTAAGCTTAGGAAAACACAGCAGCTTGTCCATTTGAAGTATTACTTTTCAGGTGATGCtgccaaaataaaatgaaataaaataaatctagccTTTCAGTGATACTGACTCAAATGTTTACCTTTGAAATGCCCCAGATAGCAGTTCCTCACCCTGGTTCCCTGAACAAACACATAAAAACCCTACTGACAACCCCCTTGAATTTAGCGGGAGTGGTTTGTAATATCTATTATTAACTGTGGATTTGGGATTTCCATTGTTCCCAGCGACACATTTTCTCTATTCCCCACTTCTTCTTGTGTATGTGTTTTGTAGTGtactgtaactgtatttttattgaaagttgttaatttttttaaaataatgatattaccttgttatttattttttgtaaattgtactgtttttattgatagatATTTCTataattgtgtttattttttgtaagccgccttgagggccttttaataataataataataagcgtAAATCCAGTTCTGATGAACTCAAAAGCATGTTGACTGGTCTGTGACAATTCAGTTGGTCCTAATCAAGGTATTACCCTATTGTGGCTTTTAGATTTTTTCCCTAATAGGCCGACATGAATGCTAGCATATTTTGCTATAAATTACAAATAATGTGAAATACTGTCTGCACATGCTGGCTTCTCTGTAAATCCTgttaattttgttgttgtacagGAGCAATACTAGGATAATGTCCATAGTAGGAAGCACTTACCTGCTTCTCTGTTcactagagatggggaacctgcaactGCAGATAGCCCTCTGGGTCCCCTTCTGACCACCAGCTATTCTCTGGGCAAGGAGGGGAACCTGTCTCTGCAGAATTGTGTTCCTTGCAAATATGCAAAAAATAGTCTCTGGATTTTGCAACTACAGGCACACAATTTTTGAgatgcaattgcattttgaaATTTGAGGCTTTAAGTAGCTATTTTAGTAGAAGGTAAGAACAAAAAGTGAGGCATGCAGTGCAGTCCTAAGCAAGCTTCTTCAGATTTAGGCCTCTCTAAGTTCATTGTGTGTTTAAGATGGAAGCCTACATTCCTTGCTTTAATTCAAAGTCAGATTTTGATTCGGTGACACATAATTCTTTGGAAGCAAACACTTTCATTtccttttttgttatttattttatatatttattacatttatatacggccccatagccaaagctctctgggcggtttacagcaattatatAGTCTTTACTAGTTTTTAAGCCCACTCCTTAGATGTACTCCCATGCTGCAACAAAATCCATGTGGTCATTGAGTTATAAACTGTAAAGCAAATTTTGAAATGTAAACACATGAAGTATTGCTTCCCTGAACCTACGTCCAGTTTCCGCACTGAAGAAAGTCACCAGCTGGTTGGGTTCCTGACTGACTTTTGGATTCAGCTTCGTGCTCTCTAGTGCAAACtaggcacaatccagccaaagttaggcACTCATTAGGTTCTCATTTGGGgatattaagactgcaatcctagcaGAGTATCCCCACTGACCAtagttggacttgcttctgagtaaacatgcataggactgcactattgGGTATCTACTTTCAAGTCCCATTCAACTCTGAAGGGCTTCAAAGTGTttcactttggctggatcatgcccaatATGGATTGGGTCATTTGTCACTAAAAAGAATGGTGTGAGTGAACATGACATCATCCTGAGCAACCAAGCATCAATGACTCTGGAATGGTAATCAGTGCTAACAGGTGGGTTCCTTACAGAGAGGCACATGCCGTGACATTTAAGCTTGCCACCCTCGGCAGGAAATGAGCATCCAGGCATGTTTTTTCCAAATATGGGTTGGGGAGCAATGACattagaagaagaggaactgttaAGCTTACTCGTGTACGTTGCTTTGTTCTAAGTGCCATAGAGCTTCTTGGGTGCCTTGTGTCTCATATGTCAGTGGCTTAAGAACAGTGAAAGATTTACTTGAAACACAGATCCCCAAAGGagaatttgtttgcttgtttatatatataaaaaatgtgcCGCTTAATCTACTAAATATCTATAAgcagtttacattaaaaaaataagaatacaACAGTGAAAtttaataaaagacagagaattaATTAGAGTGGGTCCAAGAGAGCTAGGGATAAACATATACATTTTAAAGAGGCATTTAAAGGTCATGACTGTCTCCACCTCACAAATTACCCGAGAGAAGGTATTCCAGAGGTGGAAACCAATGGAgaggacttactccctggtagggtatttgggagagcaggcttttactttctagtCCCTGTGCACGCTGGGGTTCAGCGAAcctcagaggctcctgaatggcagttGGATGCGGCAGAACTTTACACTGGCTTCTCTGAGTTGGATTTCTCTGTAAGTAACTAAAAAACTAGAGCCCTCCAATAAAATGATCAACAGACTCTTGCAGCAGGACTGTGCAGTGGGTCATATTAGAGTTTCTCTTGTCCCCTGataaaaaccacatttaaaaatgtgGCACTGACTCCATCCCTGCATTATTGCAAGGGTAGTATCTGTTATTTACTGGAGCTTTGTTACATCTGCCCTCTACAAGTTTTAGGGGTCAGGCATTATTAAAGTGTGCTAGAGAAAAGGCTTTCCTGAATTTAGAGACAAATATGCAGTTCAATAAGGCATCCCATTCTTAGAAATGGAAGCTGGCACCCAGCAACTTGGGCCTGGGTTTGGACCTGAGCAGGTGCAGTTCACCAGTCTGATCCCATAGCTAGGACTGTGAGCATGTGGCCCTCTTTAAAAAGCCCAAATCTCACTGATGGCATACTcaaaaaggggagagggaaggctgGATTTAGTCCTCTCACATCTTCCACTGATGTGCTATTTCAGCTATTACATAATGTTTATATGCCTAGGCAGCCCAGCTACTTCACACAGATATACTCTGTTGCATTGGAGCCGTCCTTTCCTAACAGTGGTTTTGTTTAATGGAGTCCCTATTAACATCCTAGATCTAGAATTTattctctgggggggggggaaatcatgtgtTCTGCTCATGCATATTGTAATGCCTGATTTAAAAGGACTCAAATTAAGCAATTATCTGAAATTGTTCAAATTAATGTCTGCATCAAGGGTAATTTCTGTGTCACTTTTATTTACcacatttccattttctcttcGTTACCGCATATTCTCTAATGTCAAGCatttaattttcttctgaaacgcATACCTTTCGTTCTGTTCCAGGGGTATTtcttttcagttttttttaatggagaggCTTGTATTCTGCATTTGATCATAGTGAGTATTGCAAGCTACCATTCTTTGGGAATACTAATTCCTGATGACAGGTTGTATAGATGAGCCTTCTCCTGCCCTTCAAATAGTAATTGATAGTTTTGTTTTGCTGGTGCTATATTGACAGGAATTACTGAGGTATCTGAGGAAGAACTGATTGCTCTACAATCGTTTTGTGCCATCAAGATTAACCAGCTGTGTCATGTGTCAACCTCAACACCATTGAAGAGGAACAAGCGTAACTATCAGAGGCATAGATTCACTTCAGAAAAGCCACTGACATGTGATTTGAACTGTACTGTCCCTGAGCAACTAATGAACAGACTCCATCTGAAAAATATCAAGGAGACACTGAAACAGGTACTAAAAGAAGGAATGAGTCTATCTTTAGTTCCAGGgagtgaaaaaaaaaaccctatatcATTGTCATTAAATGAGAAAGTTCTTTTCATAACAACAAAACCAAAACGGAAGGTTGAACATTGTCTTGGAGCTTCTTTTTCCATGCATAACTAAAAAAATCCATCTTTCAAccaaattatttttgtttaccatcACATAATCTCACAAGACAACTTTTTCCATTAGTGCTAGTCTCAACTCTCTCAAACGTTTTCAGCATTGGTGGTAttatagtttgttttttaaaaatggaggtgaAGCAAATGTGTGTTGTGATCAGTGACATTGACTTAAGCTTTTCTTTAGtgtcttttttgtttcaaactactTTTGAGTATGAGCAAGAATACTCTGACTTCATCTTTCCAAAGGACAGTGATGGTGGTGCAGAGCTTGTTTGCTCATCCCTGCTCTCCCTCATGCAGTTttgatcttagaatcatagaatagtagagttggaaggggcctacaaggccatcgagtccaaccccctgctcaatgcaggaatccaaatcaaagcattcccgacagatggctgtccagctgccccttgaatgcctccagtgtcggagagcccactacctctctagtaattggttccattgtcgtatggctctaacagttaggaagtttttcctgatttccagtcaaaatctggcttcctgcgacttgagcctgttattctgtgtcctgcactctgggatgatcgagaagagatcccggccctcctctatgtgacaacctttcatgtacttgaagagtgctatcataactcccctcagtcttttcttctccaggctaaacatgcccagttctttcagtctctcctcatagggctttgtttccagtcccctgatcatccttgttgccctcctctgaacctgttccagtttgtctgtatccttgaagtgcggagaccagaactggatgcagtatctTATGAGGGATTAAATACCCAAATAGCACTATAATAACACATCCTTAaaacaagtaggtcttgaatgcAAATCAGGAAAATCCAAGTCCAGCTCTCTAATATCTGATTGGGAAGTCAAATGCAGTTATGAGTTTCAGAGGTGTCCGTGAAGGATGCTCTGGCTTCTGGCCACATACTCCAATCCTTTTCAGAGCGATGCGGTGggattagagatgtaaaatttccagaaattttgaagccatgaaaaaaacagttttttcctattttttctccagaaaaaaaacagatttggggggaaattgaaaaatatgcaatacttttttttagcactatttacagattgaaagtcactttgttaggAGCATAAAACATGTATAAATTGATTTGCCCACAACATTATCGCATTTGGTATATTGAAAGTACAGTTTATTCACacaataattacaaattgaattttactttttaaaacttgagTTACAAATTGGGCTAGAAGCTGCTGAACTCTAAGGAGCCTagcatctctttggttttgccagtttatgaagtgcaggaaaaaaaaagcaatgaaaacagaagaaaccattaaCATACTTatctgtttattaaatttatatcttgcccttcctcccaaaggagcccaaggtggctaaCACACAAGCAGTAACACATCTAAAAACATAGTGTAATAATGTAAAACAAAGGAAATTATGTATTCTGAAAATTATTATGTCTCCTCCACAGTGACAGTAAGACACAAATTTCGAGAAGCTAGAAAAGGCTTTAAGcacttaattaaaacaaaaaagaacttgGAATTGAGACAAACATGGCAAAGCCTCATTCAGGCATCTAAATTAAAAGATTCTACTCAATTTTGGCATTTAATATCCCAACAATGGCCTAAATCTAACTTCAAATTTGATTGTGCCATTGCTCCAGCTGACTGGGAAAAAATATTATGCCACCCTATTTCAAAGCAATATGCCCAAACCTGAGAGCTTTTCAGACATACCTACTGAACTCCCTACATGGCCTCCTGTTACCTCCGAAGAAATCCTGGACCTTATAGCCTCCCTCAAATTAAATAAGGCCCCCGGGCCGGATAATATACCCCCGGAGGTCTTTAAGTTGAATGCTAACTGGTGGGCCCCCCTTTTGGCCGCCCTGTTTACCAACATTAACTCCTCCATGATCATCCCCGAGGGCTGGGGAGCTGCAATTATAATTCCCATCTATAAAAAGGATCCCACTTAGAACCAGCTAATTATAGACCAATAAGTCTCCTAAATATAATAAGATACATGCTACTTATTTATATAGGAAACTTTCAGACTGGGTCATTCAGATGGACATTCTAGCACCGGAGCAAGCAGGTTTCCGCACCGGTCGCTCTCCTGGTGATCATGCTTTGGTTTTGCAGCATTTGACTTCTAAGTATAGCAATATTAATGGGAAAGCCCTATATACAGCTTTTGTGGACCTAAAAGCGGCCTTCGATTCCATCTCAAGATCAAGACTCTGGTTAAAACTACAAAATTTGGGAATAGACAGGCGCCTATTAATATTGATACAAGGTCTATATCAAAACACTTCCTTACAAATTCGTTGTAATAATAAAGGCCACCTAACGAAACGAATTCAAACCTCCAAGGGTGTTAAGCAAGGATGCATCCTTGCTCCCCTATTATTTAATATATACATAAACGCCGTAGTATCTACTATCGCTCCAATTTCATAGCATCCCCTGATTCTGGCCCATACTCCCAGACCATGTTTATTATATGCAGACAATATAGTCTTGCTGTCACAAACGCCGATAGGCCTCAAAAGACTATTAGCAACTTTAACATCTTTTTGTCTTGAGGAAGACCTAATAATCAACCTCCAAAAAACCAAAGTTTTAGTCTTtactaaaaaaaagattaaacatgtctggaggattGATAATTGGCCCATAGATCAGGTTAGTACCGTTAGATATTTGGGAATTATTTTTCATGCATCAGGTTCCCAACAACAGCATATAAATTctaatcccgttccgtgcccggtaattccgggcaaaggggcgagtttgcggccacagccgaagccaggccgctGTCGGGTGGGCGTGTGTGCATGCGGCACGCCAGCGCGCCATTGTGCCATTGTGACACGCAGGAAGGAggtggggcggctgaaggccatttaaggccactccaccagcctcccgccctcctttgaattttggcggcaagGCCTGCAGAGCAGTGAGGCCTTGCAGCGGCGGTGGCTGTGGCGAGGCGCAGGGAGCCTTCCGGCGACCCGCGGGAGGCTTTCCAGCCGGGGCGAGAGTCTTTGATGTGCCGGGAGGCCTTTGATGTGCCGGCCTTGCGGCGGCGGCTGCAACGGGGCGCGGGAAACCTTCCGGCCGTGGCAACAGGTCCGCGGTGCGGGGGAGAGGCCAGTGAGGCCGACACCGAGCCTCAGGCCCAGACGAACTACGCTGGGGGGAGGAACGCTAGCCGAGGACCCGACCGACAGGTAGCCGACGCCgcacgacgacgacgacgaggaagaggaggtggtagCCGCTGCCTACCGGCCAACCGTCTCCTCGCCGCGGAGCGAAGGTACCGTTGTGTTGGGCTGCCGGGGCCTTGCGGCCCGCAGCTCGCCAAGCCCGGCATGTTGTAGTACTTAGGGAGGCCTTGGGGCTTCTGTTTATCCGGGGGATAGTGTTGGCGGCAGGTCTCTGCCTCGCGCTGGGTTTGAGGTATGGGCCCCCGAAGCGTCCTCAACCCCCGTGGTATGTGGTGGGTGACTGTGGCTGGGTGAGGGACGGGCGCTTGACCCTCAGGGTGTGTCCTCGGGGTGTCTTAACACGGATTAGCCAGTCCCTTACGTGCCGTGCTGGGTGGAGAAGTGGATTTTTCCTTCTCCACCCCGCCATCCTTTCTTCTTTACCTTCTGTGCTTCCTGCTGAAGTGCGTGGCTCTAATCGACCTTTGTGATTATGACGATGGAGTCAAGAACTGGGAGTCAGTTTTTGGGGTCCCAAGCTGTGCCTGTGCGACATCAGACTGCTCCTTGGTGGTTCCTACTTGGGGCGCCTAGCACTGTTGTTCTTCTGGGCTCTATGTAAATTCAGTTTGCTTAAAAAGCTTGGAGATCTTAAACCTGCTTGTCAGGGTTGAGGAAAGGAGGGACCTCCTTAAATCCGGAAATGCTGTGAGTTCTTTTTCAAGGTAGCTTTTGAGGCTATGAACAGCCAAGAGACTGTGGTCGGGTTAGTTAAGCCGGTTTCTTGGTACTGCAGAAATGAAAGCGTATTTGCTTTCTCTTACAAAATTGCCCTGCACACAAAGAGGCCCAGCTTGAGTCAAtgtaaatacacaaataaatctaACGCTTCTTAGTTGCTAGGTTCTTTTAATAAATATAGAAGATGGGTAGGCCTGTGCCTATTTTAAAAGCTTGAGTATTGCAATAGTAAATATTGAGGTTGAGGATGATTCATAGCATTCTTTATACAGGGTGATTGCCCCTTTCTTAAATTAACTAATTTGATAAATTTTAGGTTATCCCACTAGAGAACACACACAAATTGGTGCAAGGTGTTCTGTAAAAATACAGTGTACCTATAGATATGTACACATTGGTACTTTTTAATGGGATTTGCACAGAGTGATTTATTTTGGATCTTGTAAATTTGGAGTTACTGAAACTGGTATTACCAAATAGTATTGGGTATAAAGTGCCATACAAGTTTTGCTTCTTAATAAAATGTAGTTATTTAACATGACATTTATGCACAAAACGATAGCAAGAGGAGTGAACATATATGGTTTATAAATACCACAAGGGAGAGAGGTGGTATATTAAATTGGCAAGTTTGCAATCTGATCTAGCTTGTATCAACTGATTCAGTTCTATAAAAAAGTATTCTGTATTTGGGTTGTATTACAGAATTGTAAAGACATAATAAGCTTTTGTGTAGAGAGGTACAGAACATCAGAAGCTTCCCGTTAGGTCTTCTGTGGCCTTGGGATATGTTTCCTTTTTAACCATAAAGTACATGAATCAaccatgcaaagggaactcatccccccttttcaCTGTCAAGAATATATGAATCTTTCCATCAgctaagtcccataaacctctgttctaaaacccatttaatctgtgatattctgagtaaacacacataggattctgctgtatgtgtgcaatcacgtgcacccttccaggggaagaagtaacgatacactcggggattttctcataagtaagtatgcatagaattggtccaattcatatttctctgagtaaattatttaaata
The DNA window shown above is from Rhineura floridana isolate rRhiFlo1 chromosome 16, rRhiFlo1.hap2, whole genome shotgun sequence and carries:
- the C16H8orf48 gene encoding uncharacterized protein C8orf48 homolog isoform X2, translating into MLAGGKLIARHSLLPSGSHGNASGLLRERARQARFDLKPSCAQLSTLVTIWADNPGIRVAEQMELSWICSSSVPNYSEDTFTSFSEGEEETCRQYENDPFESYYSGEESEWPAVTDLRESTWQSSSQNDEEEPEVLDSTAVREYLSRWICLLKDNRASKQAKSVTEPDNRITEVSEEELIALQSFCAIKINQLCHVSTSTPLKRNKRNYQRHRFTSEKPLTCDLNCTVPEQLMNRLHLKNIKETLKQITDAEMHQPSRCLHCTKKRAELAQDIFLRRRKTLMEEVLLQEKLEECMYTKDALTLIGEIHRSLPKLSEDPKNIWQELNESGLKA
- the C16H8orf48 gene encoding uncharacterized protein C8orf48 homolog isoform X1, with product MLAGGKLIARHSLLPSGSHGNASGLLRERARQARFDLKPSCAQLSTLVTIWADNPGIRVAEQMELSWICSSSVPNYSEDTFTSFSEGEEETCRQYENDPFESYYSGEESEWPAVTDLRESTWQSSSQNDEEEEPEVLDSTAVREYLSRWICLLKDNRASKQAKSVTEPDNRITEVSEEELIALQSFCAIKINQLCHVSTSTPLKRNKRNYQRHRFTSEKPLTCDLNCTVPEQLMNRLHLKNIKETLKQITDAEMHQPSRCLHCTKKRAELAQDIFLRRRKTLMEEVLLQEKLEECMYTKDALTLIGEIHRSLPKLSEDPKNIWQELNESGLKA
- the C16H8orf48 gene encoding uncharacterized protein C8orf48 homolog isoform X7; this translates as MLAGGKLIARHSLLPSGSHGNASGLLRERARQARFDLKPSCAQLSTLVTIWADNPGIRVAEQMELSWICSSSVPNYSEDTFTSFSEGEEETCRQYENDPFESYYSGEESEWPAVTDLRESTWQSSSQNDEGITEVSEEELIALQSFCAIKINQLCHVSTSTPLKRNKRNYQRHRFTSEKPLTCDLNCTVPEQLMNRLHLKNIKETLKQITDAEMHQPSRCLHCTKKRAELAQDIFLRRRKTLMEEVLLQEKLEECMYTKDALTLIGEIHRSLPKLSEDPKNIWQELNESGLKA
- the C16H8orf48 gene encoding uncharacterized protein C8orf48 homolog isoform X4, with the protein product MTFKNPYSVSIILHKHLAVLQQPCKLSTLVTIWADNPGIRVAEQMELSWICSSSVPNYSEDTFTSFSEGEEETCRQYENDPFESYYSGEESEWPAVTDLRESTWQSSSQNDEEEEPEVLDSTAVREYLSRWICLLKDNRASKQAKSVTEPDNRITEVSEEELIALQSFCAIKINQLCHVSTSTPLKRNKRNYQRHRFTSEKPLTCDLNCTVPEQLMNRLHLKNIKETLKQITDAEMHQPSRCLHCTKKRAELAQDIFLRRRKTLMEEVLLQEKLEECMYTKDALTLIGEIHRSLPKLSEDPKNIWQELNESGLKA
- the C16H8orf48 gene encoding uncharacterized protein C8orf48 homolog isoform X6, translating into MEKGVKTPLSLSTLVTIWADNPGIRVAEQMELSWICSSSVPNYSEDTFTSFSEGEEETCRQYENDPFESYYSGEESEWPAVTDLRESTWQSSSQNDEEEEPEVLDSTAVREYLSRWICLLKDNRASKQAKSVTEPDNRITEVSEEELIALQSFCAIKINQLCHVSTSTPLKRNKRNYQRHRFTSEKPLTCDLNCTVPEQLMNRLHLKNIKETLKQITDAEMHQPSRCLHCTKKRAELAQDIFLRRRKTLMEEVLLQEKLEECMYTKDALTLIGEIHRSLPKLSEDPKNIWQELNESGLKA
- the C16H8orf48 gene encoding uncharacterized protein C8orf48 homolog isoform X5, encoding MQNRCSIIEPWAFPTGTRHLSTLVTIWADNPGIRVAEQMELSWICSSSVPNYSEDTFTSFSEGEEETCRQYENDPFESYYSGEESEWPAVTDLRESTWQSSSQNDEEEEPEVLDSTAVREYLSRWICLLKDNRASKQAKSVTEPDNRITEVSEEELIALQSFCAIKINQLCHVSTSTPLKRNKRNYQRHRFTSEKPLTCDLNCTVPEQLMNRLHLKNIKETLKQITDAEMHQPSRCLHCTKKRAELAQDIFLRRRKTLMEEVLLQEKLEECMYTKDALTLIGEIHRSLPKLSEDPKNIWQELNESGLKA
- the C16H8orf48 gene encoding uncharacterized protein C8orf48 homolog isoform X3, with the translated sequence MQNRCSIIEPWAFPTGTRHVKHSGHVLSTLVTIWADNPGIRVAEQMELSWICSSSVPNYSEDTFTSFSEGEEETCRQYENDPFESYYSGEESEWPAVTDLRESTWQSSSQNDEEEEPEVLDSTAVREYLSRWICLLKDNRASKQAKSVTEPDNRITEVSEEELIALQSFCAIKINQLCHVSTSTPLKRNKRNYQRHRFTSEKPLTCDLNCTVPEQLMNRLHLKNIKETLKQITDAEMHQPSRCLHCTKKRAELAQDIFLRRRKTLMEEVLLQEKLEECMYTKDALTLIGEIHRSLPKLSEDPKNIWQELNESGLKA